One Nocardioidaceae bacterium SCSIO 66511 genomic window carries:
- a CDS encoding AMP-binding protein, giving the protein MTIPTVNVSALASERAQVGTDDLALIESFGEGRTKTWGELDDLATSVARAFAGSGLVAGHRVALAMTNRIEFVATYLGALRGGHVVVPMNPWSATGELMRMIADSGTRVVVCDEVTVDSVRAAVGGLAAALDTADVGLRSRASVPTIVVVGGYADVNETAFESYLDAAPATQIASPSDPETLAALLYTSGTSGNPRGVMLSHRALLADIEQVGRIEPQPMTSKDIVLGLLPLFHIYGLNVVLGQVLRTGARLVLVDRFDHEKTLEVVSRHGVTNIPIAPPVVAAWAGRDDLREKLADVQLVLSGAAALDQDLTELFVESSGVAIEQGYGLTEAAPVITSTLTARGRESDGSPKAGSVGAPLPGLELRVIDGSGRDAHSGDPGEIWVRGPNLFSGYWPDGREGPQPDGWYATGDVGVLDRDGDLSLVDRLRELVIVSGFNVYPSEVEDVMVELPEISEAAVIGVPDPESGEAVQAFVVPAEQRANVSDLVDVVRSHCESRLARFKWPKHITVTTDLPHSANGKVAKGRLRAQARRESLGLS; this is encoded by the coding sequence GTGACGATCCCCACGGTGAATGTGAGCGCGTTGGCGAGCGAACGCGCGCAGGTCGGCACCGACGACCTGGCCCTCATCGAGTCCTTCGGGGAAGGACGTACGAAGACCTGGGGCGAGCTCGACGACCTGGCGACATCGGTCGCCCGGGCATTCGCCGGCAGCGGCCTCGTGGCGGGGCATCGAGTCGCGCTGGCGATGACGAATCGGATCGAATTCGTGGCGACCTATCTCGGGGCGCTTCGCGGGGGTCATGTCGTCGTTCCGATGAACCCGTGGTCGGCCACTGGCGAACTCATGCGGATGATCGCCGACTCCGGCACGCGAGTCGTCGTCTGCGATGAGGTGACGGTCGACAGCGTGCGCGCAGCCGTCGGGGGGCTCGCCGCCGCGCTCGACACCGCCGATGTGGGGCTGCGCTCGCGAGCGAGTGTTCCGACGATCGTGGTCGTCGGCGGGTACGCCGACGTCAATGAGACGGCGTTCGAGTCGTACCTTGACGCTGCACCCGCCACGCAGATCGCGAGCCCGAGTGATCCCGAGACGCTGGCCGCGCTCCTGTACACCTCGGGTACGAGCGGCAACCCGCGAGGCGTGATGCTGAGCCACCGGGCGCTGCTCGCCGACATCGAGCAGGTCGGGCGGATCGAGCCGCAGCCGATGACCTCCAAGGACATCGTGCTCGGCCTGTTGCCGTTGTTCCACATCTACGGACTCAACGTCGTACTCGGCCAGGTCTTGCGTACCGGTGCCCGTCTCGTGCTGGTAGACCGGTTCGACCACGAGAAGACCCTCGAGGTCGTGTCCCGGCACGGCGTCACGAACATCCCGATTGCGCCGCCCGTCGTGGCCGCATGGGCCGGCCGAGATGACCTGCGCGAGAAGCTCGCGGATGTGCAGTTGGTGCTGTCCGGGGCGGCCGCGCTCGATCAGGACCTCACCGAGCTGTTCGTCGAGTCCAGCGGTGTCGCAATCGAACAGGGCTACGGCCTGACCGAGGCGGCACCCGTCATCACCTCGACGCTCACCGCCCGCGGCCGCGAATCCGATGGGTCACCGAAGGCGGGATCGGTCGGTGCGCCCCTACCCGGTCTCGAGCTGCGGGTGATCGACGGGTCGGGTCGCGACGCACACTCCGGCGATCCGGGTGAGATCTGGGTACGCGGACCCAACCTGTTCTCCGGCTACTGGCCCGACGGCCGGGAAGGCCCACAGCCCGACGGCTGGTACGCGACCGGAGACGTCGGCGTGCTCGACCGCGACGGTGATCTCTCCCTCGTCGACCGGTTGCGCGAGCTGGTGATCGTCTCCGGTTTCAACGTGTACCCGTCCGAGGTCGAGGACGTCATGGTCGAGCTCCCCGAGATCTCCGAGGCGGCCGTGATCGGCGTACCCGACCCCGAGTCGGGCGAGGCGGTACAGGCTTTCGTCGTACCTGCCGAGCAGCGGGCGAACGTATCGGACCTCGTCGACGTCGTCCGGTCGCATTGCGAGTCGCGGCTGGCCAGGTTCAAGTGGCCCAAGCACATCACCGTCACGACCGATCTACCGCATTCGGCCAACGGCAAGGTGGCGAAGGGTCGTCTTCGGGCGCAGGCCAGACGCGAGTCGTTGGGGTTGTCGTGA
- a CDS encoding HAD family phosphatase: MVTRRRNLRARSVLAGEAAAASAEVEAALDLEPDPQAAAFFDVDNTIMQGASIFYLMRGLYRREFFRTRDITRAAWQQAYFRIVGSEDPDHIEQARSSALAFIAGHSVEELETLGAEIFEEAMAHRIWPGTKALAQQHLDHGQRVWLVTAAPVEIADIIASRLGLTGALGTVAEHVDGIYTGRLTGEMLHGPAKAEAVIALARREGLALERCSAYSDSANDLPMLSLVGDPCAVNPDRKLLKHARAHGWRIRDYRSGRRAAKGAFVSTATAGAITLGIAAGLRFRRRRATARRD; this comes from the coding sequence GTGGTCACACGTCGTCGTAACCTCCGCGCGCGATCGGTGCTGGCCGGCGAGGCCGCAGCGGCATCCGCCGAGGTCGAGGCGGCGCTCGATCTCGAGCCCGACCCGCAGGCCGCCGCCTTCTTCGACGTCGACAACACGATCATGCAGGGCGCTTCGATCTTCTATCTGATGCGTGGCCTGTACCGCCGGGAGTTCTTCCGTACGCGCGACATCACCCGAGCGGCATGGCAGCAGGCGTACTTCCGCATCGTCGGCTCCGAAGACCCCGACCACATCGAACAGGCCCGATCATCGGCCCTTGCCTTCATCGCGGGCCACAGCGTCGAGGAGCTGGAGACACTCGGCGCCGAGATCTTCGAGGAGGCGATGGCGCATCGCATCTGGCCGGGTACGAAGGCCCTCGCCCAACAGCACCTCGACCACGGTCAGCGGGTCTGGCTGGTGACGGCCGCTCCCGTCGAGATCGCCGACATCATCGCGTCTCGCCTCGGCCTCACCGGCGCGCTCGGGACAGTCGCAGAGCATGTCGACGGCATCTACACGGGCCGTCTCACCGGTGAGATGCTGCACGGCCCGGCGAAGGCCGAGGCCGTCATCGCTCTCGCGCGGCGAGAGGGCCTCGCCCTGGAACGCTGCTCGGCGTACTCCGACTCTGCCAACGACCTGCCGATGCTCTCCCTCGTCGGTGACCCGTGCGCGGTGAACCCGGATCGCAAACTGCTCAAGCATGCGCGTGCTCACGGCTGGCGCATTCGTGACTATCGGTCCGGCCGCCGGGCGGCGAAGGGGGCGTTCGTCAGCACCGCGACGGCCGGTGCGATCACCCTCGGCATCGCCGCCGGCCTTCGATTCAGACGGCGACGCGCCACCGCACGTCGAGATTGA
- a CDS encoding sigma-70 family RNA polymerase sigma factor — protein MREGRVIVARACELDALPVLRAVILYARSHPSLSASGLETAIAYAVRGHAGPSSPQSAGSPPDDDPERNRIVALVELAQSGDSEAFGQLYDHYADQIFRYVYYRVGERTLAEDLTGDAFVRALRALPRFTWQGTDFGAWLTTIARNLITDHYKSSRTKREIVADELPETNDTRSGPEQAAIANDAHDALIRAMQDLPDDQRECLTSRFILERSIAETSAIMGRSPGAIKQLQLRAIRALARTIPGEMR, from the coding sequence ATGAGGGAGGGCCGAGTCATCGTCGCCAGGGCGTGTGAGCTCGATGCTCTGCCTGTGCTGCGAGCCGTCATTCTGTACGCGCGTTCGCATCCTTCACTTTCCGCGTCCGGTCTCGAGACCGCGATCGCATACGCCGTTCGCGGCCACGCCGGACCGTCGAGTCCGCAGTCGGCCGGCTCACCGCCCGACGATGACCCCGAGCGCAACCGCATCGTCGCGCTCGTCGAGCTCGCCCAGTCCGGTGACAGCGAGGCGTTCGGCCAGCTGTACGACCACTACGCCGACCAGATCTTCCGCTACGTGTACTACCGCGTCGGCGAACGCACCCTGGCCGAGGACCTCACCGGCGACGCGTTCGTACGCGCGTTGCGTGCACTGCCGCGCTTCACCTGGCAGGGCACCGACTTCGGCGCCTGGCTGACGACGATCGCCCGCAACCTGATCACCGATCACTACAAGAGCAGCCGGACCAAGCGCGAGATCGTCGCCGACGAACTACCCGAGACCAACGACACCCGTAGCGGACCCGAGCAGGCGGCGATCGCAAACGACGCACACGACGCGTTGATCCGCGCTATGCAGGACCTCCCCGACGACCAGCGCGAGTGCCTGACCTCACGCTTCATCTTGGAGCGCTCCATCGCGGAGACCTCGGCGATCATGGGCCGTTCGCCGGGCGCGATCAAGCAGCTCCAGCTGCGGGCGATCCGGGCGCTCGCACGCACGATCCCCGGTGAGATGCGATGA
- a CDS encoding DUF5667 domain-containing protein, translated as MNGRLWGGRRADAFQDALDGQVDLTEYELTEFVRLAHALREMAPATLGNEARSSMRARLVAEAETVLGGATVPPPPLRKPKRRKLRIAAGSTAAVAAISAGLVTMSADALPGDVLYPIKRGVEQVELTVGGGGAAGTGQTRLDHAAERLDEAEQLARGGKADRVGGVLDDFSSDAEAGTEQLLRAYASDGNDAQVEEIRAFANASADRLRAIAPMLGSSSRSSLQAAIDTVTSIDRRAVAVCPACAGGPTVQVPFDPEHLGSLPERDPEDTDEQQGDNSHDDVVAEPDDLPNGTDLPDLDPTPDKNGADDSDHDDTDSGDNDPQLEGDSVVGSDQSDSVRPDDDDSTGHDLPDLPDLPGIDEKSGSIVESLPLGPVHDVLDPVQTLIDQLGPIGDLLSPVLGSGNQSDEDGKTGKNGKNDDRPLEDLLGPVVGQDDADADDRDSDKPDADLDPTQDTTTDDEDDGEVEGEVDGDTDDSDGLIDGVTGTNDAPPVEEEDLDPLENGATDGATGE; from the coding sequence ATGAACGGCCGATTGTGGGGTGGTCGACGCGCCGACGCGTTCCAGGACGCTCTGGATGGCCAGGTCGACCTCACTGAGTACGAGCTCACCGAGTTCGTACGTCTTGCGCATGCCCTGCGCGAGATGGCGCCGGCCACGCTCGGTAATGAGGCCCGCAGTTCGATGCGGGCACGCCTGGTAGCCGAAGCCGAGACGGTTCTCGGCGGCGCAACTGTTCCTCCGCCGCCCCTGCGTAAACCGAAGCGCCGCAAGCTGCGTATCGCGGCCGGCTCGACGGCCGCCGTCGCGGCGATCTCCGCGGGCCTCGTCACGATGAGCGCCGATGCCCTCCCCGGCGACGTCCTGTACCCGATCAAACGCGGCGTCGAGCAGGTCGAGCTCACCGTCGGAGGCGGCGGCGCGGCCGGAACCGGTCAGACCCGACTCGACCATGCCGCCGAACGCCTCGACGAGGCCGAGCAACTGGCGAGGGGCGGCAAGGCAGACCGCGTCGGCGGCGTACTCGACGACTTCTCCAGCGATGCAGAGGCGGGCACCGAACAACTGCTCCGCGCGTACGCCTCCGATGGCAACGACGCGCAGGTCGAAGAGATCCGCGCGTTCGCAAACGCTTCCGCCGATCGGCTCCGGGCCATCGCGCCGATGCTCGGCAGCTCGAGCCGGAGTTCCTTGCAGGCCGCCATCGACACCGTCACCTCGATCGACCGCAGGGCCGTCGCAGTGTGTCCGGCGTGCGCGGGCGGCCCGACCGTACAGGTCCCGTTCGATCCCGAACATCTCGGCTCGTTGCCGGAAAGAGACCCCGAAGACACCGACGAGCAGCAGGGTGACAACAGCCACGACGACGTCGTCGCCGAGCCCGACGACCTGCCGAACGGCACGGACCTGCCGGATCTCGATCCGACGCCCGACAAGAACGGCGCCGACGACAGCGACCACGACGATACGGACTCGGGCGACAACGATCCGCAGCTGGAAGGCGATTCCGTCGTCGGCTCGGACCAGTCCGATTCCGTACGTCCCGACGATGACGACTCGACCGGACACGATCTGCCTGACCTACCCGATCTGCCGGGTATCGACGAGAAGTCGGGCAGCATCGTCGAGAGCCTCCCGCTCGGGCCCGTACACGACGTACTCGATCCCGTGCAGACGCTCATCGATCAGCTCGGTCCCATCGGTGACCTGCTCTCACCGGTGCTCGGAAGCGGGAATCAGTCCGATGAGGACGGAAAGACCGGTAAGAACGGTAAGAACGACGACCGTCCGCTCGAGGACCTCCTCGGCCCGGTAGTCGGCCAAGACGACGCCGATGCCGATGATCGCGACAGCGATAAACCGGATGCCGATCTCGATCCGACCCAAGACACCACTACCGACGACGAGGACGACGGCGAAGTCGAGGGTGAGGTCGACGGCGACACTGACGACTCCGACGGCTTGATCGATGGCGTCACTGGCACGAATGACGCCCCACCCGTCGAGGAAGAGGATTTGGATCCCCTCGAGAACGGCGCCACCGACGGCGCCACGGGCGAGTAG
- a CDS encoding acyltransferase family protein, translating into MGDAEIIPIGARGRPGRGRRRTASSAARALVGGGRDTPNAQPDPPADSTRESDPSARRGIPAADLMDAVAGGAREVLGREWERRLAEWVALLRRRLSGDYPIDEFGFDPELTARLGLAIARPIAQKWFRIEVRGADNIPSEDGVLLVANHSGTIPVDAIMTSLVVHDHADRHLRMLAADLVFTLPFISEVARKGGATLACNEDAERLLRQGELVGVWPEGFKGIGKPYSERYKLQRFGRGGFVSAAMRTGVPIVPCSIVGAEEIYPLVGNIPSLARLLGVPYIPITPFFPLLGPLGLIPLPSKWVIEFGEPIRTDAYPSDAADDPMLIFNVTDQVRETIQQTLFNLLVERKGVFF; encoded by the coding sequence GTGGGTGACGCGGAGATCATCCCGATCGGCGCACGCGGCAGACCCGGCCGCGGCCGACGCCGGACCGCGTCCTCTGCTGCACGTGCACTCGTCGGAGGCGGACGCGACACTCCCAATGCGCAGCCCGATCCGCCGGCCGACAGCACGCGCGAATCCGATCCGTCAGCTCGGCGGGGCATTCCCGCCGCCGACCTGATGGATGCCGTCGCGGGTGGCGCGCGCGAGGTGCTCGGCCGTGAGTGGGAGCGCCGCCTCGCCGAGTGGGTTGCGCTGCTGCGCCGGCGGCTCTCCGGCGACTACCCGATCGACGAGTTCGGATTCGACCCCGAGCTGACCGCGCGGCTCGGGTTGGCGATCGCGCGGCCCATCGCGCAGAAGTGGTTCCGGATCGAGGTACGCGGGGCCGACAACATCCCGAGCGAGGACGGTGTCCTGCTCGTCGCCAACCACTCCGGCACCATTCCCGTCGACGCCATCATGACGTCGCTCGTCGTACACGACCATGCCGATCGGCACCTGCGGATGCTCGCCGCCGATCTGGTTTTCACTCTGCCGTTCATCTCGGAGGTCGCACGTAAGGGCGGAGCGACGCTCGCCTGTAACGAGGACGCCGAGCGTCTGCTCCGACAGGGCGAGCTCGTCGGCGTGTGGCCCGAGGGTTTCAAAGGCATCGGCAAGCCGTACTCCGAGCGGTACAAACTGCAACGTTTCGGCCGCGGTGGCTTCGTATCCGCAGCAATGCGTACCGGCGTCCCCATCGTGCCGTGCTCGATCGTCGGGGCCGAGGAGATCTATCCGCTGGTCGGCAATATCCCGTCCCTGGCCAGGCTGCTCGGTGTTCCGTACATCCCGATCACGCCGTTCTTCCCGCTGCTCGGCCCGCTCGGGCTGATCCCGTTGCCGAGCAAATGGGTGATCGAGTTCGGCGAGCCGATCCGCACCGACGCGTACCCCAGCGACGCCGCCGACGACCCGATGCTCATCTTCAACGTCACCGACCAGGTTCGCGAGACGATTCAGCAGACGCTCTTCAACCTGCTCGTCGAGCGCAAGGGCGTGTTCTTCTAG
- a CDS encoding NAD-dependent epimerase/dehydratase family protein, translating to MGRVVLVTGVSRDLGARFARLLATVPDVDKVVGLDVYPPRIDLTGVKYVRADIRTPVVGKVLAVEEVDTVVHLGVGPARGPRGPAKELNVIGTMQLLAACQRAPGVERFVLQSSGAVYGTSSRNVAMFTESMPPKGGVSSGYPKDLIEAEGYVRGFGRRRPDVSITTLRMAMVISPSVDTVLASYFRLPAIPGVLGFDPRMQFLHEEDALEVLRLATTSDRPGTFNVAGDGPMLLSQIARRLHRPLIRIPAPAFGTVTPTIGRVAGISLPTDLRPYFMHGRGLDITALREIFGYEPKWTTEQIIDAFAATLEPGPFAFVGGARG from the coding sequence ATGGGGCGAGTCGTCCTCGTCACCGGTGTCTCGCGTGACCTCGGTGCCAGGTTCGCACGGCTTCTCGCCACCGTTCCTGACGTCGACAAGGTAGTCGGGCTCGACGTCTATCCGCCCCGGATCGACCTGACCGGGGTCAAATACGTACGCGCGGACATTCGTACGCCCGTCGTCGGTAAGGTACTCGCGGTCGAGGAGGTCGACACCGTCGTCCACCTCGGCGTCGGCCCTGCTCGCGGCCCCCGTGGCCCGGCGAAGGAACTCAATGTCATCGGCACCATGCAGTTGCTGGCTGCCTGTCAGCGCGCTCCGGGCGTCGAGCGGTTCGTACTCCAGTCGTCCGGTGCCGTCTACGGCACGTCGTCACGCAACGTCGCGATGTTCACCGAGTCGATGCCGCCGAAGGGCGGTGTCTCCTCGGGCTATCCGAAGGACCTGATCGAGGCCGAGGGTTATGTTCGCGGGTTCGGCCGGCGCCGACCGGACGTCTCGATCACCACGCTGCGAATGGCGATGGTGATCAGTCCGAGCGTCGACACCGTGCTCGCTTCGTACTTCCGGCTACCTGCGATCCCCGGCGTGCTGGGCTTCGACCCCCGGATGCAGTTCCTGCACGAGGAGGACGCCCTTGAGGTGCTGCGTCTGGCCACCACCAGCGACCGACCCGGCACGTTCAACGTCGCCGGCGACGGGCCGATGCTGCTGAGCCAGATCGCGCGACGACTTCACCGGCCGCTGATCCGCATCCCCGCGCCTGCCTTCGGCACGGTCACCCCGACTATCGGGCGGGTGGCCGGCATCTCACTGCCGACAGATCTGCGGCCGTACTTCATGCACGGACGCGGACTCGACATCACCGCACTGCGTGAGATCTTCGGGTACGAGCCGAAGTGGACAACCGAGCAGATCATCGACGCATTCGCCGCGACCCTCGAGCCCGGCCCGTTCGCATTCGTCGGGGGCGCGCGTGGGTGA
- a CDS encoding AURKAIP1/COX24 domain-containing protein, producing MGSVVKKRRKRMAKKKHRKMLKRTRVQRRRLGK from the coding sequence GTGGGCTCCGTCGTCAAGAAGCGCCGCAAGCGCATGGCCAAGAAGAAGCACCGCAAGATGCTGAAGCGTACGCGGGTGCAGCGCCGTCGTCTCGGCAAGTAG
- a CDS encoding helix-turn-helix domain-containing protein translates to MSSTERDNVPPAGGPFLTVAEVAARMRVSKMTVYRLVHGGQLDAIRVGRSFRVPEKAVEEYLRRSYYQAG, encoded by the coding sequence ATGAGCTCAACCGAACGCGACAACGTTCCGCCCGCAGGTGGTCCGTTCTTGACCGTCGCTGAGGTGGCCGCTCGAATGCGCGTCTCGAAGATGACTGTCTACCGCCTGGTGCACGGGGGGCAGCTCGATGCCATTCGCGTCGGTCGATCGTTTCGCGTGCCCGAGAAGGCCGTTGAAGAGTACCTGCGTCGCTCGTACTACCAGGCCGGTTAG
- a CDS encoding acetoin utilization protein AcuC: protein MPGSACAVFDEQLTSYNFGPSHPMAPIRIELTIALARELGVIDDAVLPIVGAQSASDDLLTTVHTRDYIEAVREVSARPYEPKVAYGLGTDDDPTFEHMHDASALIVGASVEAARRVWTGERTRAVNIAGGLHHAMPGNASGFCIYNDAAVAIRWLLDNGASKVAYVDIDAHHGDGVQEVFYNDPRVLTVSLHETPQTLFPGTGLPTEVGGPDAEGSAVNVALPPGTSDSGWLRAFHAVVPQVVEAFEPEIIVSQHGCDSHANDPLTNLMLSVDGQRASYLAVRDLAAKLPDSRWISLGGGGYAVLKVVPRSWTHLLAIVGDRPIDPTTATPPNWRSRVHDLSGREAPMRMTDNQAISYRDWTEGYDPGTWLDRSIMATRKEAFPLLGLDPMP, encoded by the coding sequence GTGCCCGGATCCGCATGCGCCGTCTTCGACGAGCAGCTCACCTCCTACAACTTCGGGCCATCTCACCCGATGGCGCCGATACGGATCGAGCTCACGATCGCGCTTGCCCGCGAGCTCGGCGTGATCGACGATGCGGTGCTACCGATCGTCGGGGCGCAGTCTGCGTCGGACGATCTGCTCACCACCGTGCACACACGCGACTACATCGAGGCGGTACGCGAGGTGAGTGCGCGGCCGTACGAGCCGAAGGTCGCGTACGGGCTCGGCACCGACGATGACCCGACGTTCGAGCACATGCACGACGCGAGCGCGCTCATCGTCGGCGCATCGGTAGAGGCCGCCCGACGAGTCTGGACCGGCGAGCGTACGCGGGCGGTCAACATCGCCGGTGGACTGCACCATGCGATGCCCGGCAACGCCAGCGGCTTCTGCATCTACAACGATGCCGCGGTGGCAATCCGCTGGCTGCTCGACAACGGCGCGTCGAAGGTCGCGTACGTCGACATCGACGCACACCACGGCGACGGCGTGCAGGAGGTGTTCTACAACGACCCGCGCGTACTCACCGTGTCGTTGCATGAGACGCCGCAGACGCTCTTCCCTGGCACCGGGCTACCGACCGAGGTCGGTGGGCCCGACGCGGAAGGTTCGGCCGTCAACGTCGCTCTCCCGCCGGGCACCTCCGACTCGGGGTGGCTGCGGGCCTTCCATGCCGTGGTGCCGCAGGTGGTGGAGGCGTTCGAGCCCGAGATCATCGTCAGCCAGCACGGCTGCGACTCCCATGCGAACGACCCGCTCACGAACCTGATGCTCAGCGTCGACGGCCAACGCGCGTCGTACCTCGCCGTGCGCGATCTCGCGGCGAAGCTGCCGGACAGCCGCTGGATCTCGCTCGGCGGCGGCGGGTACGCCGTGCTCAAGGTCGTCCCTCGCAGCTGGACCCATCTGCTGGCGATCGTCGGTGACCGCCCGATCGATCCGACGACGGCGACGCCACCGAACTGGCGGAGCCGCGTACACGATCTCAGCGGCCGCGAGGCGCCGATGCGGATGACCGACAACCAAGCCATTTCGTACCGAGACTGGACCGAGGGGTACGACCCGGGCACGTGGCTCGATCGGTCGATCATGGCGACCCGCAAGGAGGCGTTCCCGTTGCTCGGGCTGGACCCGATGCCGTGA
- a CDS encoding molybdopterin-dependent oxidoreductase has protein sequence MTRVTRTALHWGRYDVVSDGSRVVEVRPLPGDSTVSRIGPGMTDALYAPFRLTEPMVRKGWLDNGPSRVGNNRGSDPFVAVSWERATELAASELRRVIDTHGNEAIYGGSYGWGSAGRFHHPQSQIHRFLRCLGGYTDSVGSYSVGAMEVILPHIIGGDPWSLWQRGAMWPAIAEHGDLVVSFGGMATKNAQLNSGGQGRAEQVEWQRRAKDAGVRFVTLSPLGTDTAPELDADWLAIRPGTDVAVMLALAYVLQAEGLHDREFLARGCVGYDRFERYLRGLDDGIAKTPEWAAAISGIDAAAIGDLARQIATSRTVINLSWSIQRQDHGEQPYWMGVVLAAMSGSMGRPGGGVASGLGINKTGVRARRWPVASLPQGDNAVSTTIPVARIADALLDPGGTYGYNGQRRTYPDLRLIYWAGGNPFHHHQDLNKLSRAWQRPETVIAHDSWWNPLTRFSDIVFPVATPLERRDFAAGSSDLSLSAMERAAEPPAGVRTDYEAFSGIAEVLGIDKEFTEGRTADEWVDELYERTRRTLGDLGVEAPSAAEFWRAGGFETPEATSVVAGDFGRLRDDPDEYRLATPSGRIEIYSETIAGFGYDDCPGHPVWLEPREWLGSALAETYPLQLLSNQPSTRLHSQFDGGALSRQSKVSDREPITLHPDDAAARGIGDGDVVRVFNDRGSMLAGVRLDTNRRPGVAVIATGAWFDPAPSASGEGMCRHGNPNVLTRDEGTSRLAQGPSPGSTLVEIERVAGELPEVRAFEPPQVVGGSRGLS, from the coding sequence ATGACGAGAGTGACGCGCACCGCGCTGCACTGGGGCCGATACGACGTCGTGTCGGACGGCAGCCGAGTGGTCGAGGTACGCCCGCTGCCGGGCGACTCGACCGTCTCGCGGATCGGGCCGGGCATGACCGATGCGTTGTACGCGCCGTTCCGTCTGACCGAGCCGATGGTGCGCAAGGGCTGGCTCGACAACGGTCCCAGTCGTGTGGGCAACAACCGGGGCAGCGACCCATTCGTGGCGGTCAGCTGGGAGCGCGCAACCGAGCTGGCCGCGTCCGAGCTGCGCCGGGTCATCGACACCCACGGCAACGAGGCGATCTACGGCGGATCGTACGGCTGGGGGAGTGCCGGGCGGTTCCATCATCCGCAGAGCCAGATCCATCGGTTCCTGCGGTGCCTCGGCGGCTACACCGACTCGGTCGGCTCGTACAGCGTCGGTGCGATGGAGGTCATCCTGCCGCACATCATCGGCGGCGACCCGTGGAGTCTGTGGCAGCGCGGAGCGATGTGGCCGGCGATCGCCGAGCACGGCGACCTTGTCGTCTCCTTCGGCGGCATGGCGACCAAGAACGCCCAGCTCAACTCCGGCGGCCAGGGTCGCGCAGAGCAGGTCGAGTGGCAGCGCAGGGCCAAGGACGCCGGCGTTCGATTCGTCACGCTCTCCCCGCTCGGCACCGACACCGCGCCCGAGCTCGACGCCGACTGGCTGGCGATCCGGCCGGGCACCGACGTCGCCGTCATGCTTGCACTGGCGTACGTACTGCAGGCCGAGGGCCTCCACGACCGAGAGTTCCTCGCTCGAGGCTGTGTCGGCTACGACCGTTTCGAACGCTACTTGCGCGGTCTCGACGACGGCATAGCCAAAACGCCCGAGTGGGCGGCCGCGATCAGCGGCATCGACGCGGCGGCGATCGGCGACCTCGCCCGCCAGATCGCGACCAGCCGAACGGTCATCAACCTGAGCTGGTCCATCCAGCGCCAAGACCACGGCGAGCAGCCGTACTGGATGGGCGTCGTGCTCGCCGCGATGTCGGGCAGTATGGGCCGGCCAGGCGGCGGAGTCGCGTCGGGGCTCGGCATCAACAAGACCGGTGTACGCGCCCGTCGTTGGCCCGTTGCCTCCCTGCCGCAGGGCGACAACGCCGTGTCGACGACGATTCCGGTGGCACGCATCGCCGACGCGCTGCTCGATCCGGGCGGTACGTACGGCTACAACGGCCAGCGGCGTACGTACCCCGATCTGCGGCTCATCTACTGGGCGGGCGGCAACCCGTTCCACCACCATCAGGACCTCAACAAGCTCTCCCGCGCCTGGCAGCGTCCGGAGACGGTGATCGCCCACGACTCGTGGTGGAACCCCCTCACCCGCTTCTCCGACATCGTCTTCCCCGTTGCGACACCGCTCGAGCGCCGCGACTTCGCCGCCGGCTCGAGTGACCTGTCGTTGTCGGCGATGGAACGCGCCGCCGAACCACCAGCGGGCGTACGCACCGACTACGAGGCGTTCTCCGGCATCGCCGAGGTGCTCGGTATCGACAAGGAGTTCACCGAGGGGCGTACCGCCGACGAATGGGTCGACGAGCTGTACGAGCGTACGCGCCGAACGCTCGGCGACCTCGGTGTCGAAGCGCCAAGCGCAGCGGAGTTCTGGCGGGCAGGAGGGTTCGAGACTCCCGAGGCCACGTCCGTTGTCGCCGGCGACTTCGGCCGGCTACGCGACGATCCCGACGAGTACCGGCTCGCAACGCCGTCCGGCCGCATCGAGATCTACTCCGAGACCATCGCCGGTTTCGGGTACGACGACTGTCCCGGCCATCCGGTCTGGCTGGAGCCGCGAGAGTGGCTCGGCTCGGCTCTCGCGGAGACGTACCCGCTGCAGCTGCTGTCCAACCAGCCGAGCACCCGGCTCCACTCGCAGTTCGACGGCGGCGCGCTCAGCCGACAGTCGAAGGTCTCTGATCGCGAGCCGATCACGCTGCACCCCGACGATGCCGCGGCGAGGGGCATCGGTGACGGTGACGTCGTGCGCGTGTTCAACGACCGCGGGTCGATGCTGGCCGGCGTGCGTCTCGACACGAACCGGCGACCCGGTGTTGCGGTGATCGCGACGGGCGCGTGGTTCGATCCCGCACCGAGCGCGTCGGGTGAGGGGATGTGTCGGCACGGCAACCCGAACGTCCTCACCAGAGACGAAGGCACCTCCCGGTTGGCGCAGGGTCCGTCGCCGGGCTCGACGCTTGTCGAGATCGAGCGTGTGGCAGGAGAGTTGCCGGAGGTACGCGCCTTCGAGCCACCGCAGGTAGTCGGCGGATCGCGCGGTCTATCGTGA